Proteins encoded within one genomic window of Brassica rapa cultivar Chiifu-401-42 chromosome A09, CAAS_Brap_v3.01, whole genome shotgun sequence:
- the LOC103843771 gene encoding pyruvate dehydrogenase E1 component subunit alpha-3, chloroplastic, producing the protein MATAFSATLPLHGSSSQENRLLLPPTRLPPPPSSFLGSTRSLPFRRLNHAHAARRSPVVAVQEIVKEKKPTNPLLITKEEGLVLYEDMILGRSFEDMCAQMYYRGKMFGFVHLYNGQEAVSTGFIKLLTKSDSVVSTYRDHVHALSKGVSARAVMSELFGKVTGCCRGQGGSMHMFSKEHNMLGGFAFIGEGIPVATGAAFTSKYKREVLKQDCDDVTVAFFGDGTCNNGQFYECLNMAALYKLPIIFVVENNLWAIGMSHLRSTSDPEIWKKGPAFGMPGVHVDGMDVLKVREVAKEAVIRARRGEGPTLVECETYRFRGHSLADPDELRDAAEKAKYAARDPITALKKYLIENKLAKEGELKTIEKKIDELVEEAVEFADASPQPGRSQLLENVFADPKGFGIGPDGRYRCEDPKFTEGTAQV; encoded by the exons ATGGCGACGGCTTTCTCAGCCACGCTTCCTCTCCATGGATCATCATCTCAAGAGAATCGTCTCTTGCTTCCCCCCACCCGAttgcctcctcctccttcttcttTCCTCGGATCCACCCGTTCTCTCCCCTTTCGCAGACTCAATCACGCTCACGCCGCTCGTCGATCTCCCGTCGTCGCAGTTCAGGAAATTGTCAAGGAGAAGAAACCCACCAATCCCCTG TTGATAACCAAAGAGGAAGGACTAGTCTTGTACGAAGACATGATCCTCGGACGTTCTTTCGAAGACATGTGTGCTCAAATGTACTACCGAGGCAAGATGTTCGGTTTTGTCCACTTGTACAACGGCCAAGAAGCCGTCTCCACCGGCTTCATCAAGCTCCTCACCAAATCCGATTCAGTCGTCAGCACGTACCGTGACCACGTCCACGCCCTCAGCAAAGGCGTCTCCGCTCGCGCAGTCATGAGCGAGCTCTTCGGGAAGGTCACGGGCTGCTGCAGAGGCCAAGGTGGGTCCATGCACATGTTCTCTAAAGAACACAACATGCTCGGTGGCTTTGCCTTCATAGGCGAAGGCATCCCTGTGGCAACTGGTGCTGCTTTTACCTCAAAGTACAAGAGGGAAGTCTTGAAGCAGGATTGCGATGACGTCACTGTTGCGTTCTTCGGAGACGGGACTTGTAACAACGGACAGTTCTACGAGTGTCTGAACATGGCGGCGCTTTATAAGTTGCCGATTATCTTTGTCGTTGAGAATAACTTGTGGGCGATTGGGATGTCTCATTTGAGATCGACTTCTGATCCGGAGATATGGAAGAAAGGGCCTGCGTTTGGGATGCCAGGTGTTCATGTCGACGGTATGGATGTGCTGAAGGTGAGGGAAGTGGCTAAAGAGGCAGTGATAAGAGCTAGAAGAGGTGAAGGGCCGACATTGGTGGAATGTGAGACTTACAGGTTCAGAGGACACTCCTTGGCTGATCCTGATGAGCTCCGTGATGCTG CTGAGAAAGCCAAGTACGCGGCTAGAGACCCGATCACAGCACTGAAGAAGTATCTGATAGAGAACAAGCTTGCGAAGGAAGGGGAGCTCAAGACGATAGAGAAGAAGATAGACGAGTTGGTTGAGGAAGCGGTTGAGTTTGCAGACGCGAGTCCGCAGCCAGGTCGAAGTCAGTTGCTAGAGAATGTGTTTGCTGATCCAAAAGGATTTGGAATTGGACCTGATGGACGTTACAGGTGTGAGGATCCCAAGTTTACTGAAGGCACAGCTCAAGTctga
- the LOC103843772 gene encoding 60S acidic ribosomal protein P1-3: MSTVGELACSYAVMILEDEGISITSDKIATLVKAAGVEIESYWPMLFAKMAEKRNVTDLIMNVGAGGGGGAPVAAATPAAGGGAAAAAPAAEEKKKEEVAEESDGDLGFGLFD; this comes from the exons atgtcgaCCGTGGGAGAGCTTGCTTGCAGCTACGCAGTTATGATCCTCGAGGACGAGGGTATTTCTATCACG TCCGACAAGATCGCTACTTTGGTCAAAGCAGCTGGCGTTGAGATTGAGTCATACTGGCCAATGCTATTCGCCAAGATGGCTGAGAAACGGAATGTGACTGACCTCATCATGAACGTTGGTGCTGGTGGTGGAGGCGGTGCACCTGTTGCTGCTGCTACTCCAGCTGCCGGTGGTGGTGCCGCGGCTGCTGCACCTGCCgctgaggagaagaagaag GAGGAAGTGGCGGAAGAGAGTGATGGTGATTTGGGTTTCGGCTTGTTCGACTAA
- the LOC103843773 gene encoding LOW QUALITY PROTEIN: 3-ketoacyl-CoA synthase 1-like (The sequence of the model RefSeq protein was modified relative to this genomic sequence to represent the inferred CDS: substituted 1 base at 1 genomic stop codon), whose amino-acid sequence MERANSIEMDQERLTAEMAFKDSSSAVIRIRRRLPDFLTSVKLKYVKLGLHNSFNFTTFLFLLIILPLTGTVLVQLTGLTFETFSELWYNHAVQLDGVTRLACLVSLCFVLIIYVTNRSKPVYLVDFSCYKPEDERKMSVDSFLKMTEQNGAFTDDTVQFQQRISNRAGLGDETYLPRGITSTPPKLNMSEARAEAEAVMFGALDSLFEKTGIKPAEVGILIVNCSLFNPTPSLSAMIVNHYKMREDIKSYNLGGMGCSAGLISIDLANNLLKANPNSYAVVVSTENITLNWYFGNDRSMLLCNCIFRMGGAAILLSNRRQDRSKSKYELVNVVRTHKGSDDKNYNCVYQKEDERGTIGVSLARELMSVAGDALKTNITTLGPMVLPLSEQLMFLVSLVKRKLLKLKVKPYIPDFKLAFEHFCIHAGGRAVLDEVXKNLDLKDWHMEPSRMTLHRFGNTSSSSLWYEMAYTEAKGRVKAGDRLWQIAFGSGFKCNSAVWKALRVVSTEELTGNAWAGSIENYPVKIVQ is encoded by the coding sequence ATGGAGAGAGCAAACAGCATAGAGATGGATCAAGAGAGATTAACAGCGGAGATGGCGTTTAAAGATTCTTCATCGGCCGTTATACGAATCCGGCGACGTTTGCCAGATTTCTTAACGTCCGTCAAGCTTAAGTACGTGAAGCTTGGACTTCATAACTCTTTCAACTTCACCACCTTTCTCTTCCTACTCATCATTCTTCCCTTAACGGGGACCGTGCTGGTTCAGCTAACCGGTCTCACGTTCGAGACGTTCTCCGAGCTTTGGTATAACCATGCGGTCCAACTCGACGGGGTGACAAGACTCGCCTGCTTGGTTTCCCTCTGCTTCGTTTTGATCATCTACGTGACTAACCGGTCTAAACCGGTTTACTTAGTGGATTTCTCCTGCTACAAACCGGAAGACGAGCGGAAAATGTCCGTAGATTCGTTCTTAAAGATGACGGAGCAAAACGGAGCTTTCACCGACGACACCGTCCAGTTCCAGCAAAGAATCTCGAACCGGGCCGGTTTAGGAGACGAGACTTATCTTCCACGTGGTATAACGTCAACACCCCCGAAGCTAAATATGTCCGAGGCACGTGCCGAAGCTGAAGCCGTTATGTTCGGTGCTTTGGATTCACTCTTCGAGAAAACCGGAATTAAACCGGCTGAAGTCGGAATCTTGATCGTAAACTGCAGCTTATTCAATCCGACGCCGTCACTATCGGCAATGATCGTGAACCATTACAAGATGAGAGAAGACATCAAAAGCTACAACCTCGGAGGAATGGGCTGCTCCGCCGGACTAATCTCAATCGATCTCGCCAACAACCTCCTCAAAGCAAACCCAAACTCTTACGCTGTCGTGGTCAGCACGGAAAACATAACCCTAAACTGGTACTTCGGCAACGACCGGTCAATGCTCCTCTGTAACTGCATCTTCCGAATGGGCGGTGCAGCGATTCTCCTCTCTAACCGCCGACAAGACAGGTCCAAGTCAAAGTACGAGCTAGTCAACGTCGTGCGGACACATAAAGGATCAGACGACAAGAACTATAATTGCGTGTACCAGAAGGAAGACGAGAGAGGAACGATCGGTGTCTCTTTAGCTAGGGAGCTTATGTCCGTGGCCGGAGACGCTCTGAAAACAAACATAACGACGTTAGGACCGATGGTTCTTCCACTGTCGGAACAGTTAATGTTCTTGGTTTCATTGGTCAAAAGGAAGTTGCTAAAACTCAAAGTGAAGCCGTATATTCCGGATTTCAAGCTAGCTTTCGAGCATTTCTGTATACACGCAGGAGGCAGAGCGGTTCTCGACGAGGTGTAGAAGAATCTCGATCTTAAAGATTGGCATATGGAGCCTTCGAGAATGACTTTGCACCGGTTTGGTAACACTTCGAGTAGCTCGCTTTGGTACGAAATGGCTTATACCGAAGCTAAGGGTCGGGTTAAGGCTGGTGATAGGCTTTGGCAGATTGCGTTTGGATCTGGTTTCAAGTGTAATAGTGCGGTTTGGAAAGCGTTACGAGTTGTTTCGACGGAGGAGCTGACGGGTAATGCGTGGGCTGGTTCGATTGAGAATTATCCGGTTAAGATTGTGCAATGA